The genomic interval GTACCTCTGGCGGTATGGAAGGTGCTCGCCATGGAGCTTGCTATATGATTGGTGGAGATCCTGAAGCTTGGGAGGTAGTTGAACCTATTTTCCGAGACACTGCAGTGGAAAACGGATATTTATATGCAGGGAAAGCAGGCAGCGGTCATTTCCTTAAAATGGTCCATAACGGAATTGAATATGGAATGATGGCGGCAATTGGTGAGGGATTTGAAGTATTAGAGAAAAGTGACTTTGACTTTGATTATGAAAAGGTTGCCAGAGTATGGAACAATGGATCAGTTATTCGTTCATGGCTGATGGAACTTACTGAAAATGCATTTTCAAAAGATGCTAGATTGGATGAAATTAAAGGCACTATGCATTCTTCAGGTGAAGGAAAATGGACAATTGAAACAGCTTTAGATCTTCAAGCAGCTACACCAGTTATCGCAATGTCGTTATTAATGCGTTATCGTTCACTAGAAGATGATACATTTACTGGAAAAATCGTTGCGGCATTACGTAATGAATTTGGCGGACATGCAGTAGAGAAAGAATAAAAAACGAATATATATTAATCAGGCGCTATCCTTTACTAAGGATAGCGCCTCTTAGGTTATTTGAATAATTATTGATTCCGTTCTTGTTTTTTAATTAACTCATAGTATAAAGCGGTTGTTGTTTGAACAATTAAAAATACGACCATTGAATAGTAAATATGATACCCTTTCTGATAGTCGGTTACTTTCATCAATGTAGATATCCTTTCTGTTGCCAAGCCTAATAAACTCCATCCAATGATATAAAGAATAAAAGCAAACCGCCGGGGGTGAATGTTTAATCTTTTATAAAAATATACAAAAAAGTAACTGAATGGTGCAAACAAGAAAAACATGATAAAGTCAAATAATTCATATTGATTTGAATCATTCACTTTATAAAAATCCATCAATCCTCCGCCGATGGTAAAATCGAATAAAGAGGAGATAGTGAATCCCCACACTAAAAAGAAGATTGTCAAATAACGAGGTAATTTTTTAGGGGAAAGAAATAAAGCTGAATAAACGATAACTAACATCACTAAAATATAGATTTCGTTTGTATCAAACTGCTCCCATAATATCATGATTCACTCACCACGTTTTGCGAGTTTCTTACAAATAATTTGTAAGAGAAAACCGCTATTAATTGAAGAAACAAATAATAAATTGCATCATACAAGTAATTCCAACTAGTATATTCAGTTATTTTAAAATAGGTAGAGAGAATACTAAAACAAAGTAATATTGCTTCAGTAACCAGGATTAAAATGATACGATTCATCGTACTTTTTCTGAATTGAAAAAGATTTACTAGAATGACTAATAAAAGAGGGATCATAACACTTCGATTTAGTAGGAATGCTGTATAATCAAAACCATCTTTAGAATAGGTTATCAGCTTTAATTCCTCTACAACTATCCAAGAAAAGTTAATATTGAAAATAAGGATAATTAAGAAGACAAAGGTATTTTCTGCAAGTGATAATTTTTTCTGGATAACCGCCAAAATTGTGGCAATAAGCCATGAAATGAAAAAAAAGATGACAAACCCCATAGAAACCTCCTAAGAAGATTTTATTCCTAGCATTCTCAAATAAAAAAATAATATACTGTAAACCTTATATAGAAGGTTTAGTATTGGGTAGTCCGATCAACTTACGATCTGTTAATGCTCTGAATTTTTTCTATCATATAAAATCGTTTCATTAATAATGTACATACAGCTTTTCTTGGAGGCTGCTAAGAGTAATAGACCTGGAGGTTTTCGTATAAAATAGTTCTAATAATAATAAAAAAGGTGTGAAATATTTGATCTATATATACAACTGTTATGGCGGGACACATTCATCAGCACTTGCAGCTGCCTATCATTTGAACAAGCTTTCTGATCATAAAGAACCTACAAAGGATGAGATATTAAAAATTGATGTTTTTAATAAATTAACAACGAAAGATATGGGGAAGTTATTTTTCCATGGCAATGATGAAGAGGGAAATAAAGTGTATACATTAGGTAGAGGTTCATCGAAAGTAATTGTTCCAGCTATGTATAGTGTGTTTGAACTATTTAATGACACCGGGAAACTTGATGAAAAGATCATCTTTTCAAATACATCTCCTATAGTACCATTAGCTATGACGTTTGGAGGCTTATTTTCAAGGAGATTAAAAATCCATTTTATTGGTGTTCCCTTATTAATTTCAGGAGCAAAAAAGGCACATAAAGACATCATTAAGCTTGTTCAACATACAAAAGATATGGGAAAAGCGACTACCAGCAAGATTGAAATTCTAGATAATGCCTTTGGAAAATAAAATTTTCGCTATATCCAATAAAATTTCATTGTTAAAATTTTATGATCATGATATATTACTTCTATAAAAACTGACTAAATTATTCAATTGGTCATTTTCGACTTAGGGGTGAAAAAATTGAGTATAAATCGTAAGCAACTTATTTTGGAAGCAGCAACTAAATCGTTTGCGCAATTCGGATATAAAGCAACAACAATGGACCAAGTTTCACGACTAGCTAATGTTGGAAAGGGCACGATTTATACGTTCTATAAAAACAAGGAAGAATTATTTTCTGAAATCCTAGATGGTGTTTTATTAGATATGAAAGAAGCTGCGGAAGATGCATTTAACTCACAGCTCCCATTTTTCGAAAATGTCCATCGTGCCATTTATCGTATCTTAGAATTTCGTAAGTCACATCAATTAACAATAAAAATTTTTCAAGAAAGCAATGAAATGGGAACTCCGATGGTAAAAGAAGGCGTACAAAAGGTTGAAGCGATGGTACTTAATTATATTAAACAAAAAATCATTGTTGCAATTGATAAAAAGGAAATCCAACCATGTGATCCAGAGTTAACTGCTTTTATTTTATTAAAATTATACGTTTCATTAATATTTGATTGGGAAAAAAATCATGAACCGCTTGATAAAGAAAAAATTGCAAAAGTATTAGAACAATATATATTGAAAGGATTATCAATCTGATAATCCTCTCTTTTTTGCTAGTATTGACTAAATGAACAAAATAGTCATTTTTAGAATTATCCATTGAGGAGGAATGAACATATGTCTTTAATAAAAAACGAATGGAAGGCATTATTTAAAAATAAAAAAGTGATGATTGCTGTAATTGGGGTTTTATTTATTCCGTTAATGTATAGCGGCGGGTACCTTGGTGCTTTTTGGGACCCTTACGGAAAGCTTGAAGAGTTGTCTGTTGCTGTTGTGAATAATGATAATGGCACAACGTATGAAGGAGAAGAACTAGCAGTTGGAAATGAACTTGTTAAAAACTTAAAGGAAAACCCTACATTTGAATGGCATTTTGTTGATAAGAATAAAGCTGAAAAAGGCCTAGAAAATCATGAGTTTTACATGGCAATTGAAATACCCGAAAATTTTTCAAGCAATGCTACAACTTTACAAGCCGATCATCCGCAGCATTTAGAACTGTCATTCAAAACAAACAAAGCCTATAACTTTATTTCAGGACAAATTGGAGAAAGTGCTGTTGCGAAAATAAAAGAAGAAGTTGCCACTTCATTAACAAAAACATATGCAGAAACGATTTTTAATAATATTGAGTTAATGTCAGATGGAATTGGCGAGGCAAGTAATGGAGCAAATGAACTAAATAATGGTACAGGAAAGCTTAAAGAAGGTTCTGAAACCCTTGATAAAAGTCTACATGAATTAGTAAAAAAATCAGTTACCTTTAAAGACGGCTTACATGGAGCATCAACAGGTACATCTGAGCTTACAAATGGCATAGGCAGCTTAGATGATGGATTGTCGAAAATGAAACAAGGTCAAAATGAGTTATATAATGGATCCGTAAAAACGGAATCAGGGACAGCACAATTAGTAACAGGCCTAAATGATTCATTATCAGGAATGAAGGAATTACAAAAATCGCTCCCAACTTTAACAGCTGGTACAGAGGAGTTTCATAATCAAGCACCAAAACTAGTTGAAGGGACAAAGCAGCTTGCAGATGGAACATCTAATGCAAGTGTAGGAGCAGCTAATTTGTCGCAAAATTTATCACAAGTAACAAAAGAAGTAAATGATATGCTGATAGAATTACAAGGCATGCCATTACCTGAAGATAAGCAGCAGGAACTATTAAAATTAGCGGACGATCTTAACACCTTAGATCAAGGTGGGAAACAGCTATCTACAAGTCTAAATCAAATAGCAGCAGGGGCTGGTGAGCTTCATACAAGTGTTAGTGTATTACCGGCCAATACTGAAAAGCTCTATGAAGGTACAACTTCTGTACAAGATGCAATTAATCAATTAACTTTGGGACAAGAAAAGTTATACAATGGTGCCGTCCAAGTAAATGATGGCCAATCACAAATCACAGCAGGGCTCGGGAATTTTGGAGATAAAATTACTGAAGCAAAAACAGGATCAGCTCAGCTGAAAACTGGCAGTGAAGCACTAGAAGATGGAATTGGTAAGCTAGCAAATGGTTCGACAGCTTTAGAAGACGGTTCCGTAAAATTAGCTGATGGAGCCGACCAACTTGATGATGGTTTAAAAGAACTTTCAGATGGAACAAGTGAGCTTTCGACGAAGCTTGGAGAAGCAGCAGATGAAACAAAAGATGTGAAAGGTTCTGATGAACAATATGATATGATTGCAGATCCTGTAGATGTAAAGACAGAAGAAGTAAATGATATACCGAACTATGGTACTGGGCTTGCCCCTTATTTTCTATCTTTAGCATTGTTTGTAGGAACATTACTTTTAACAGTAGTCTTTCCGCTGCGTAAACCATCAGCAGCTCCTAAATCTGGATTCTCATGGTTTATAAGCAAATTTAGCATTCTTTTCATGGTAGCAGTAATTCAAGCAATCCTTGCAGATTTTGTTCTCTTATTCGGATTAGGGATAGAAGTAAAAAGTGTTGGATTGTTTGTTTTGTTTAGTATTTTGACAAGCTTAACATTTATTTCAATCGTACAGTTTTTAGTGACAACAATGGCTGATCCAGGTCGCTTTATTGCTATCATTATACTAATTCTTCAATTAACAACAAGTGCAGGAACATTTCCGTTAGAATTAATTCCTGATCTTTATCAGAAAATCAATCAATGGCTGCCGATGACGTACTCTGTTGCGGGATTTAAAGCCGTCATTTCTAGCGGGGATTTTGCTTATATGTGGTCACAAGCACTTGTATTAGTCGGATTTTTACTATGTGCTGTAAGTGGGACAATTATCTACTTTTCTTGGAAGTTGAAAAAAGAAAATCATAGAGCAAGTAATGAGGAGATGGCACACATTTAAAAAAGGTTTAGTTATTGGATTAGAAGGATAAATATGGTGAGGATTCAAATCCTCACCATATTTATGAATGAGAGAAGAAAGATTAAAAAGTGAAACGGTCATTTTAAGTACCCTGTATTTATTGGATTGACTACTGAAGACTTTTTTTTTATTGGTGTTTTGGCAAACTTTGTTGCTATTTGACAAGTAATGCGGAGGTTGATTGCAGCGAGAGATGTTCGCTTTCCGCGGGGCGGGCGGTGAGCCTCCTCGGCGTAAACGCCTGCATGAGTCTCACCTGTCCCGCTGCTCCCGCATGAGTCTCGCAATCTGCTCCAATTAACCTTAAATAGTTTTCGATTTAAAAGCAACAATGTCTTAGAAAATAGCCTTTATTTTAAACATTTAAAATCTGTATTTAGGAGGAAGTTAACATGCCGAAAACAGCTCTCATAACAGGTGCAACTAGTGGATTAGGGTATGAATTTGTTAAATTATTTGCAAAAGACGGATATAACCTCGTAATCGTCTCAAGAAATAAACAAAAAATGGAGCAAATCAAACAGTCTTTTCAAAACATTGAAATAAAGGTTATTGTAAAAGATTTAAGTGAACCTAATGCTGTAAAAGAAGTAATTGAGGAAATGGATAAGCAAGAAATCACCATTGACGTATTGGTAAACAATGCTGGCTTTGGTTTATTAGGTCATTTTGATCAGTTGGATATTCAAGAACAATTGAATATGATTCAATTAAATGTAGCTGCGTTAACGGAACTAACTTATTACTTGTTACCAAAAATGAAACAAAAAAAGGATGGTAAGATATTAAATATTGCAAGTACAGCTGCATTCCAACCAGGTCCTTTGATGGCTGTTTATTATGCAACAAAAGCATATGTGCTTTCGTTCTCTGAAGCACTAGTAGAAGAATTATCAGACAGTAAAGTTATGGTGACAACACTTTGTCCTGGTCCTACTAAAACCAACTTCGGATCAGTAGCTAATGTTGAGGGAACAAAAATGTTTAGTAGAGCAATGAATGCAGAAATTGTTGCGAAACAAGGCTACAATGCTTTATTGAATGGAAAGCGCGTTGTTGTAACAGGTGGTCTGAATAAAGCGGGTACAATAGCTGCGAAATTCCTACCGAGAAGTCTAGCTGCAAAAATAGCAAAGTCAATTGCAAGAAAAGAATAGTTTATTTAATATTCTCTTAGGATTTCTCAGGTCTCATACCTTAAATAAGGAGGAATGATGATGGGGCAGCAAGCATTTGATGTATTAAGGAATTTCATTATTTCATATTTAAGTGACTCAGCAGGACAGGATATTATTCTATTGTTAGCTGAGTAAGTGTAAATGAAATAACAGAACAATCGAACTTTTTCCGTCCAATGAATTACCATAATTCGAAAATTACGGTAACAACGAAACTTATCATGATCGAACAAATAGGAACCAACTATTACTCCCTTTCCTTAAATGATAGCGTTGAGAAATTAAAGAAGCTGATCGAGATAGGAGAAAAAGAGTGTATTCTTTAGATGAATTCTAGGATACACTTTTTTCTTCGTTTAAAACATTCACATTATTGCTTTGTGAGAAATAGTTAAAAGAAACTTGGAGTAAGGGAAAAGAATTATGATGCAATAAGATGAACCTAATTAGATTGTTGTAGGGGAAATACTCTTTTATTTGGTGTACCTTTTGTTGTATAACTTTTTGCTTATCTACTTTTGGCTGAGCAGTAAAAAATATAAGAAAAACAGCTTTTATAGATATTGTTCGATACTTGCATCATTTCAGTAAACTCTTGAATACAATCTTCGAAGTAGATTTGGATTTCATATCTACCTACATCCTTTCAAATGTCCTCTTTTTTATAGTATATCTATAAGGTAAAACCCCTTCGAATTACGAAAAATTGCTATGTTTATTGTGAGCCTTATATAACAATAGTATGAAAGCGATGAATGACCAGATTGTTTTTAAAAGCAATCTAGGATTCATATTTAGTTTTTTGTAAGACTTCTATAGGGATATTTTCCATTTGTTATGTAATTTAATGTCTTTTTGAAGTTTGCTTTATATATGCTAGTGATCCATAATAGATTTGCTATACCTAGTAGGAAACTAAAGGAGTTATTATTGTATGACAGGAACCAAAAGAGAAGATATTAAACAAGGGACAAAGGTAAGAGTGGTACAAAAACAAGACCAACGATCAGGAAAATTAACTGAAGGTGTTGTTTCAAAAATACTAACAAATTCAGCAACACATCCACATGGTATAAAGGTAATGCTAGAGAATGGGATCGTGGGCAGAGTGAAGGAAATTGTTACTGAATGATAAATAAAAAAGGTGGTCAATTTTTGACCACCTTTTTTATTTTAAAAGAAGGATGATGGTAAAATAAGGATAGTTAATCATGCACTACACAATTCAAGAAAATGGAAGGTGTTTGAGTGACAATCTATATCGCATTGATACGAGGGATTAATGTAGGTGGACACAATTTAATTAAGATGCAAGATTTAAGAAATTCCTTAAAAAGTATAGGCTTAGGACATGTTCAAACTTACATCCAAAGTGGGAACATTGTATTTCAGTCTGAAGATAAGCCCGAAAAATTAAAATTACAAATTGAACAAGTGATAAAAAGTGAATTTGGATTTTTAGTTCCTGTTATCTTACGGTCATCTCCAGAGTGGGAAGAAATAATTAAGAATTGTCCTTACGCTGTAAACTCGATATCTGAAGGGGAGAGTATGCACTTAGCACTGTTGGAGACAGAGCCTACTAAGGCAAGTATGCAACAGTTACTCGCATTTAAAAGTGAAACAGAAGAATGTTACATAAATGGTAAGGAGATTTATGTCTATTTACGGAAAAGTTTCCACCGTGCAAAGCTGCCAATTCAGATTCAAAAGTTAGGAGTTTCAGCAACAGTACGCAATTGGAAAACAATAAAGAAGCTCGATGCTATGGTAAACGCTATGAAGTGATCCTAAGGTTAGGTGTGCAGAACGATCGTTATATTGATCATTGTACATACAAATACCTAGGGATGAAGGATTTATTGTAAAAAAAGGTTGAAATATGATTAATATTTTCATATAATTAATCCTGAAAACGTTTTCAGGTGTCAAACAAGGTGGGCAACATAGAGCCATGGGGAGGGAGAAATTTGTCTACCATAGAAGATGTCGCGAAACTGGCAGGATTATCAAGAACGACTGTATCTCGTGTCTTAAATGATCATCCATATGTTTCTGATGAGAAAAAGAGATTAGTTCAGCAGGCTGTGGAACATTTGGGGTATGTTCCAAACTCTGCTGCAAGAAGCTTAAGAAATCAAAGAACAGGAATTATTGCTGTATTAATTCCAAAAATAGCGACACCATTTTTTAGTCAGCTTGTCGAATATTTAGAGATGGCTGCATCTGCTAAAAACTATCAATTAATCATTTGTCAAACTCAATTCTCTAAACATAAAGAGCGGAAGTATCTCGATCTGCTTAAAACTAAACAGGTTGATGGCGTCATATTGACATCAATTGAAAATGAATTGTCAGTTATTGACTCTTACTTACATTTTGGTCCCATTGTACTTTGCAATGAAATGGTTGAGCATGCCCAAATTCCGATGGTGTACATGAATCAAGCGAATAGTGGCTATTTAGTTGCCAAGCATTTGCTTGAAAGGGGTCATAGACATATTGCTTATTGTTCAACAGGAATAGAAAGTGATGGAATGAAGGCAAGAGAACAAGGGTTTAAACGGGCCTTAACAGAAGCAGGCTGCAGTTTTAATGAAAGCGCTCACTTTAAAAAGAGTGCAACTGTAAACGATGGGAAACAAATTTTTAAAAAGATAGTGAATATGAAGGTTACTCCAACAGCTATATTTACTGGTGGAGACCTTGTAGCAGCAGGGTTCATTTCAGAAGCAATAAAACATGGTTGGAGCATTCCAGAGGATATCGCTGTAGTAGGATTTGATAATATGAAAATTTCGGAATTATTGGATCCGATGATTACAACAGTTATACCGCCTGTAGAAGAAATGGCGATAAAATCGATGGATGTTATGTATGAGAAAATACATACAAAACAGTATCGATCCATCGAAAAACATGAATACTCTTCAAAACTAGCAATTCGTGAATCATCGATGATGAACAGAACGCTAGTTGCAACATCATAAAAAAGGATGGCGAATAAATCGCCATCCTTTTTTATGATGTTTGCTATTGTAATAGTACAGTAGTTTTGGCACCTATTAAAGATCTGTTACATGTAAGCATTCATTGCAGATGTTGCCATAACACTCATGTTGTTCTTCCATATCGTTGCCACACTCTTTGCATTGTTTTTTAGGTAAGTTTCTGAAAAATTCAGTGATTTTCATGATCATTTTAAATCCCCCCGTTGATTTTGATTCGTTGTATTATAACAGTATTGTATTATAACAGATACGAATGTGTCAACACCTGTTTTGTAACAATTTTCGATTGAATTTTGAAAATTTTCGTATAATTAGGGGATTTAGTCGTTTTTGTGAAAATAGTCCATTTTTTATATCAGTGTTTTCGGCTCTGGACCAGGCTGCTTTCGCTTTTCAGGACTCGTCTTGTATAATAGGGTAATGAGTGAAGAGAATGGAGAATTGAAAGGGTGAAAAGCTCATGAAACTTAAGGTTATTGGCTACTGGGGAGGTTTTCCCGCTGCGAATGAAGCAACATCAGGATATTTACTTGAATCAAATGGTTACAAATTATTAGTTGATTGCGGTAGTGCTGTATTGTCTAAGCTTCAGGAGACCATTTCGATAGATGAGTTAGATGCTGTTATCCTTTCTCATTATCACCATGACCATATTGCAGATATTGGTCCATTACAATATGCAAACTATGTGACTTCTATGTTAAAGGGGACTAAAAAGACCTTACCTATCTATGGACATGCATTAGATATGCAAGCTTTTAATAGGTTAACCTATAAAGATGCAACAAAAGGAATTGTGTACGATCCTCATAAATCTTTAATGATTGGACCATTTACACTTACATTTTTACGTACCATCCATCCTGCACCTTGTTTTGCAATGAGGATAACTGATCAGAAGTCGACAATTGTTTATACGGCAGATTCTAGTTTTCAGGAAGCATTTATACCATTTTCAACTGGTGCAGATCTTCTTATCGCCGAATCCAATTTTTATGCGGATCAAGATGGTACAAATGCAGGACATATGAATAGTAAGGAAGCAGCACATATTGCGGAAGCTGCTAACGTAAAGCAACTGCTACTAACACATTTACCTCATTTCGGTGAGCACGATAATTTAGTGAAAGAAGCTAGTGAAGATTTTAAAGGACAGGTTGTTCTGGCAAGTTCAGGTTATGAGTGGAACAACGATTAACTGGAGGAGTTAAACATGTTTTTTATCGATAATAAAGGAATAACAGATCCAAGAATCAACTTGGCGATTGAGGAGTATTCACTTAAGTATTTAGATCCAAATGAATCCTACTTATTATTTTACATAAATGAACCATCGATTATCATTGGTAAAAATCAGAACACGATTGAAGAAATCAATACGGCATATGTTGAAGAAAATCATATTCATGTTGTTAGAAGGCTATCAGGCGGCGGTGCTGTTTACCACGATAAAGGGAATTTAAATTTTAGCTTTATTACAAAAGATGATGGAAATAGTTTTCACAATTTCAAGAAGTTCACTGAACCAGTTGTTAAAGCACTTGAAAAACTGGGCGTTAAGGCTGAAATGAGTGGAAGAAATGATATTATCGCAAGTGATAGGCGCAAGATTTCTGGAAATGCTCAATTTTCTACAAGAGGTCGGATGTTCTCGCATGGTACATTATTATTTGATTCAGAAATTGATAGCGTTGTTTCAGCATTAAAAGTGAAAAAAGACAAAATCGAATCTAAAGGCATTAAATCAATTAGAAGCCGTGTCGCCAATATTAGAGAGTATTTAAAAGAAAAAATCACAATTACTCAATTTAGAGAACTGTTGCTGCGGAATATATTTGATGGAGCTGAGAATATACCAACATATAATCTCACTGAGGAAGATTGGGGGAAAATCAATGAGATCTCAAAAGAACGCTACCAGAATTGGGATTGGAACTATGGAAAATCCCCTAAATTTAACTATCAGCATTCACACCGATTCCCAGTAGGGCAAATTGATGTACGCTTGGAAGTGCATAAAGGAATTATCGAGAATTGTAAGATATATGGAGACTTTTTTGGCGTAGAGGATGTTGAAGAAATTGAAGCAGCATTGGCAGGTGCTCGGTACGATAAAGGTGAAATGGATAAAGCGCTTGAAAAGATCGATGTAAAGAAATATTTCGGAAATATTGAAAAAGCTGATTTTCTAAATCTTATCTATTAAGAATACTAAATAAAATCGGAAATAAAGATGAGTTTGGAGATCTTCTCTAAACTCATTTTATTTTTCTTCCTATTTGTTTACTAATTTTTTTTTTTTTTTTTCGAAAAATCTAAAAAGAATGAAGAGATTTACTCTGACTAAATGATAGTATAATAAAGTATGAGATAGAAAGGATTGAACGATTCATGATAAATGCTGTTATACATGGTGTTATTTTGGCTTTTGGATTAATTCTTCCATTGGGCGTACAAAATGTTTTTGTTTTTAATCAAGGTGCAACCCAAAAGGAATTTAATAAAACTTTACCAGTTATTATTACTGCTTCAATATGTGATTCAATCCTTATATCTTTAGCTGTATTAGGTGTATCAGTTATTGTTTTGGGTATCTACTGGGTTAAATTGCTGTTATTAGTAGTTGGAATTATTTTTTTATTTTATATGGGCTTTATGACTTGGAAAAGCAAACCTGCTACATATTCTACTGCTGATAAGGCTCTTTCTCCAAAAAAGCAAATTGCATTTGCAGCCTCCGTTTCGCTGTTAAATCCGCATGCTATAATGGATACAATCGGTGTAATTGGAACAAGTTCATTATCATACACAGGTATTGGGAAGGTTGCATTTACTATAGCGTGTATTGCAACTTCTTGGATATGGTTTTTTACTTTAGCATTAGTCGGAAGGCAAGTTGGAAGGTTAAATCATTCAGGAAGCTTTATCATGATTCTTAACAAAGTTTCGGCTCTCATTATGTGGGCAACAGCTATTTATTTATTTTCTACATTACTTTCTTAGTGTATTATTCATCTTTTATAAAAGGGAGTCATTCTTCGAATGACTCCCTTTTTGTTCCTCATATATATAAAATAATCATCGGGAACAAGAATAACTTGATGCTGCATTTACAC from Metabacillus sediminilitoris carries:
- a CDS encoding lipoate--protein ligase, with product MFFIDNKGITDPRINLAIEEYSLKYLDPNESYLLFYINEPSIIIGKNQNTIEEINTAYVEENHIHVVRRLSGGGAVYHDKGNLNFSFITKDDGNSFHNFKKFTEPVVKALEKLGVKAEMSGRNDIIASDRRKISGNAQFSTRGRMFSHGTLLFDSEIDSVVSALKVKKDKIESKGIKSIRSRVANIREYLKEKITITQFRELLLRNIFDGAENIPTYNLTEEDWGKINEISKERYQNWDWNYGKSPKFNYQHSHRFPVGQIDVRLEVHKGIIENCKIYGDFFGVEDVEEIEAALAGARYDKGEMDKALEKIDVKKYFGNIEKADFLNLIY
- a CDS encoding LysE/ArgO family amino acid transporter, whose amino-acid sequence is MINAVIHGVILAFGLILPLGVQNVFVFNQGATQKEFNKTLPVIITASICDSILISLAVLGVSVIVLGIYWVKLLLLVVGIIFLFYMGFMTWKSKPATYSTADKALSPKKQIAFAASVSLLNPHAIMDTIGVIGTSSLSYTGIGKVAFTIACIATSWIWFFTLALVGRQVGRLNHSGSFIMILNKVSALIMWATAIYLFSTLLS